In Oncorhynchus gorbuscha isolate QuinsamMale2020 ecotype Even-year linkage group LG03, OgorEven_v1.0, whole genome shotgun sequence, the DNA window cactctcaaattcatatacATATCTAAGGATTTTACAGTCCATGGGATCGACATGAGATATGTTGAACAGAATATTACTATGCTAATGTAAGAGTGCGTTCTGTTACATCCCAAGCGGGGGGCATTTGTGAAACCCTGCACTTCACTAGTCATGTTGGGCAGCTGTCAATCTTTGGTTTTGGGAAATTTAAAGTATACACTTACACAGCATGTCTTAATGGTTATAGGAGCAGTTCCTTCAGGAGCGCATCAAGGTGAACGGGAAAGCTGGCAACctgggtggtggtgtggtgtctaTTGAGAGGAGCAAGAGCAAGATCACTGTGTCCTCTGAGGTCCCCTTCTCCAAAAGGTATGGTGACTGCACTGGCAACtcaactagaggttgaccgattatgatttttcaacgccggtaccgattattggaggaccaaaaaagccgatgccgatttAATCAGCCGAtttttatatatttgtaataatgacaattacaacaatactgaaagaACAATGagcacttttattttaacttaatataatacatcaataaaatcaatttagtctcaaataaataatgaaacatgttccatctggtttaaataatgcaaaaacaaagtgttggagaagaaagtaaaagtgcaatatgtgccatgtaaaaaagcaaaaaacgtttcagttccttgctcagaacatgagaacatatgaaagctggtgtttccttttaacatgagtcttcaatattcccaggtaagaacttttaggttgtagttattataggactatttctctctaccatttgtatttcatagacctttgactattggattttctaataggtactttagtattgccagcctaatcttgggagttgataggcttgaagtcataaacagcgcaatgcttgaagcattgagAAGAGTTGCTGACAaatgcagtaaagtgctgtttgaatgaatgcttacgagcctgctgctgcctactaccgctcagtcagactgctctatcaaatcatagactccCCTGCACGTTTAGAGTCCTGCACAGGTGTTGTTTGGAGCCGCACCGGCCCACCAGGACAGGTTTTTCACCGCAACTCAACCCACCTGATTAGAACTTTTCTGAGGGCCAATCCGTGACTTGTCGAATAACATCAATTTACTGTATAATTTGTATGACTCCAGAGTAGTAGCCTAGGCTATTATTCCATTCCCTGCATGAATTGGTCTGCATGTCTACTTAACATTTGGATGAAAGGAAACAATGCCATGAACGACAAATATATTTTCACAATGAAATGCGGCACATTGACAACTGAAATCACTCTGGGGGGAAAAAGGGCCTTTAATTAGTCTTCTTACCGAATGAAAGACTATAGCTGACAAAGCTTTACATTCAATATTGTTTAGATAATCCAATAGTTTAATTGAAACCAACAAATCCCAGAATCTAGGCTGCAAAAATGCATTTTAGTAGGCTATACTCAAACATTTACCGGCCACACCGGTTTAAACTTGATATGGCCTGCGTATGGTCTaaatcagtggtcaccaaccaaAGTCTAGATCACTTTCCTATCAAAAAGCAAGCTGAGATCTACTGCTCacattaaaataatatatatttcttTACCTCAAACAGTTTTGTAGGAATGAGGTTTGGGCAGTAGGCTTAATacatcacagcatattggctatatgattggcctgccaatattgttaatcagaccatattatatttcaaaactcgagctttgataacaaaatagatcagttTATTTAGCACTTGTGAGGCACTGTGGAGCATGAATTGAAATAATTcgcttttttattttactggactgatggtacctGCATTTGATGGtcaacgaggtcaaatcatgacgtcagtgatcttggAAAGGTGGaaaagtcagagctctagaaagatgccattgtttccgacttggaattccgagttggatgaccattcaaaactatttttcccaTCCGCCcctcacggtccctgctctctccttcctttcctttggTAAGACTAACCAGAGAGGGGACACTCTTCCACCCGATGGCGAAACTCGAGTTGCACCACATCTGcgtcatgcacaaattcatgttcctatgaccagagaaagttaaATATTCCTTAATATTAACATCGGCACGACgagctgctaataataataaaacgCAGGGCTATCAATACTtggctactcattcattgcagctgcgGCCCGAGTGGAAGTACGGAGAAGCAtgttttgtaatagtgttgaataaaaacagtgacagtgctgaatataaacttaaacatgaactcactcatcaaaacagcagctctttgctgtattcgttgaaaGTCTGTCTgtggtcatggttttaaaagttatTAAATCTTACATAGGCTAGTAGCCTATTCGGCTTGGCTGTGGCCAGGGTCATGGAAGCTCTGTAGCCACTGTGATTTGAGCTATCCGAGTAGGTGCACTCGACTTAGTCACAGATTTGCTGGTCCACCGGGTAGGTGGAGTTTGTCTTATGGGAACACGTTGTTTACCCGGAGCGCCTGACTTTTGAGTCAAGGGCACCTATCGCGATCGacaggttggtgaccactggtctaAAAGAACAAAAGACCGATTTAACGTTATACTAATTTGATAATAGGCTTATATAGTTTATCGTAAACAAATACCTTCTTGAACTTTTTGCATCCATCTACCGGGTTGTTATCCTTGTCCACAATGACTCCAAAATCCTTAACTGGGAATTTCACTTATGCAAGCACCTGTTTGCAAGATGGTGTATTTCATAACCTTTACatacatacagcaccagtcaaatgtttagattcttaaaagtaaccactctttgccttgatgacagctttgtacattcttggcacctggaatgcttttccaatagtcttgaaggagttcccacatatgctgagcacttgttggctgcttttccttaactctacggtctaactcatcccaaaccatctcaattgggttgaggttgggtgatttgtggaggccaggtcatctgacgcagcactccatcactctccttggtcaaatatcccttacacagcctggaggtgtgttgggtcattgtcctgttgaaaaacaaatgatagtcccactaagtgcaaaccagatgggatggcgtattgctgcagaatgctgtggtagccatgctggttaagtgtgccttgaattctaaataaatcacatacagtgtccccagcaaagtacccccacacaatcataccacaacacaactgattggctcaaatgcattaagaaggaaataaattccacaaattaacgtttaacatgacctcatgaagctggttgagagaatgccaacagtgtgcaaagctgtcaaaggcaaagagtggctactttgaggaatctcaaatattaaatatatttagcTTTGtttaacgttttttttttttggtttctacattattccatatgtgtttgtcttcactataattctacaatgtagaaaatattttacaaataaaaaaccctggaatgaggtgTCCATACTTTTGtctggtactgtgtgtatatttgtTTTCTTTAGTAAGTTAGTATGTGTATTGCATTGGGGAAAAAGCCCAACCTCTCACATCTGAATGCCATCTGTCTCCTGTCTGCAGATATCTGAAATATCTGACCAAGAAGTACTTGAAGAAGAACAACCTTCGCGACTGGCTGCGTGTTGTGGCCAACACAAAGGAGAGCTACGAGCTACGCTACTTCCAGATCAAccaggacgaggaggaggaagaggatgaggattAAACATTGTCTGCTGGATTTTGTACATTCAATAAATTCTTAGAGTActcctgttttttattttttctctACGGTGACGAGACATGGAGCGGGTATATTTACTAGGACGCAAAAAGTCTAAAacagggagggacctacctgaatttgtccaacaaGAAACACATTTTCATTGCAAAACGTGTGCACTCCTGAATACACACTGTGGGTGACGATCACTCAACCTTCTTGTGACAATGCAGTACAGTGCCTagagaaactattcagacccctgtacttattccacattttgttccatTCTGTATTCAAAATTGATGAAATATACTTTCTCTCACTCATATACACATTACACCATAAGGactaagtgaaaacatgtttttagacatttttgcaaatttattgaaaaaggAATACAGAAAtagctcatttacataagtattcacacccctgagtcaacttTGTAGAAGTCTTTCTggctaagagctttccacacctgggttgtgacatttgcccattattctttaaacTCATCCAGCTCTGTCAAATTAGCAGAGCATTGCTAGACCATTTTTAGGTTTCGCCATAGAtttaagcagatttaagtcaataACTCGGCCATTCGAACATCACTGTTTTCTTGGTAAATTACTAGTGTAGATTTAGGcttttgtcctgctgaaaggtgaattcagaaagcagacaaccaggtttcctctaggatttttcttGTGCTTAGCTCCtatgtttcattttttttatcctgaaaaactccagtGTCTAATGACTACAAgcttacccataacatgatgcagccaccactatgcttgaaaatatggagagtggtactctaAAGTGCAGTtttggatttgccacaaacataagTTTGTATTTAGTGCCTTGATGgcatattctgtacaggcttccttttcacccTGTCAACTAGGTTAGGATTGTAAAgtaacaatgttgttgatccatcctccattatctcccatcacagccattaaacagctctaaaatcaccattggcctcatggggaAATCTATGGTTTCCTTcccctccggcaactgagttaggaaggacgcctgtatcctTGTAGTGACTGGTGTATTGATACAGAATTCAAAGTGTCATTAACTTatccatgctcaaagggatattcagtgtcagATTTTGTCATTTTTATCCATCTACAAATAGGTGTCCtttacgaggcattggaaaacctccctggtctttggttgAAATTCATTGCTCAACTGAGTGACCttaaataattgtatgtgtggggtacagatatGAGGCAGTCATTAAAGAATCATGTTATACATAACTTGtgacttaagcacatttttactcctgaacttatttaggattgccataacaaaaggggtgGAATACTTATgaatcaagacatttcagctattTCATTTGTACAAATGTAAACAATTCTGACATTATGGGGTTTGTATACAagtgtaaaaaacaaaacaatgtagTACATGGggcgtcagggtagcctagtggttagagcgttggactagtaaccggaaggttgcaagttcaaatccccgagctgacaaggtacaaatctgtcgttctgtccctgaacaggcagttaacccactgttcctaggccgtcattgaaaataagaatttgttcttaactgacttgcctagtaaaataaaggtaaaataaataaaaaatgacatGTGTGAaaaggtatgaatactttttgaaggcactagATTCAGCTAGCCATAACTCCCAAAATGCAGACAAAACTGTCAACCTTCCACAATGTTAATCCAGCATAACCATCTGTAAATGAATCTCAAGTATTTGGCAGCTCAGAACCTGTGTAAGGTGTGATATGCTCATTGGTAAATGGGGAAATTTGCTTGTCAGAATTGGTTAAATCAGATTGGTGCTAGAAGTGTGGCCCGAAATCAACCCATGGAGTGCACATCATCGGTATGTACAAGAAACTTGCCCATCTGTACGATCCCAGTCATCTACTCCTAGCTCACCCAAAGTACGGTGGATGATTGGTCAGCAGATGGATGCATACTAACTTCTACATACAGTGGTCAAAACCAGGCTGTTGACAGCAGTGATGACAAGATGTACTGGCCAACAAAAGCTTTTAACCCCTCTTGGGGCAGGAGAGAGGCAATGTCAGAACAGACTGAACAAAATCAACCAATTTAATTAACCTTTACCATTTCCATGTTTGAAATGTAAAAAACATGCGGGCCTTCTGACCAAGACACCAaaacaaattaagaaaaacaACCAGTCTTGATTTAAAACTAGGATAACCACACCCTGTTAACCATTTGCACTAAAAGAGTCGCAAAACCACATTCATGCTGGTTCTTATTGCCAAGATTGCAGTGCCCACACCTGGATTCCCAGGCTAAAAGGAGTCACTGAGGTGAAAAATGTCTGGAATGACAAGCAGATACTGGCCTGAGGGACAGTTGCGCATCCTTCCAACAAAagacatgattcaaccttgtgtgGATGGTGTCATGGGTGTTTCTCTTCAAGTCCCTGTTCGGGCGCCAATTCTGTAGCGGTACAACCGTCTTCAAACACAAAATCTATACCCGGCATGaggtccccattaagcagcgtccCTACAGGTTGTCCCCCACCAAACTGGCAATTCTCAATGAACAGCTCAAAAGCATGTTGGAGAATGGAATTGTGGAACCTTTTTTTTCCGGATGGGCTTCTCCGGTTGTCCTGATTCCTAAGAAAGATGGTGGATATCGATtctgtgtggactataggaagccGAATGCCATAACAGAAAGCGATGCCTACCCTCTACCAAACATAAATGACATACTGGAATCTCTGGCAGGAGCATCCATCTTTAGTAATCTGGATCTGAACAGTGGCTATTGGCAGGTGTCAATGGATCCCGCTAGTCAGGACAAGACTGCCTTTGTCACCCCTGCTGGTTTGTACTCCTTCAAAGTCATGCCTTTTggtttgaagaatgctccagcaacCTGCCAAAGGTTGATGGAGACTGTCCTGGGAGATCTGAGGGGTAGAAATTGTCTTGTGTATCTGGATGTATCTACTCTGTCGCCGATCATCTGCAAGGCATTCAGTCCGTCTTCGACAGACTAAAGGCTGCAGGTTTGACCTTGAACTTGAAGAAGTGTTGTTTCTGTCTGCCAGAACTCAAGTTCCTTGGTCATGTGGTTAATACTGAAGGTATCCATGCAGATCCAGCCAAAGTTGCAGCTGTGCATGAATTCCCAATTCCCATAAAGGCTGTTCAGCGGTTTCtgggtatggctggatggtaccacaGGATTTGCCTGACTTTTCAAAGGTAGCCGAACCCCTCAACCACCTTAAGAAGAAAGGTGTGAAATTCCAATGGACCCCTGCATGCCAAAGTGCATTTGAAGCACTCAAAAACAGTAATTACTCCTCCAGTGCTTGGACATCCTAACCTGAATGCTCATTTCGTTGTGTACACGGATGCAAGTCAAACAGGACATGGAGCAGTCTTGGCTCAACAAACAGGACTTGGAACAGAAGAAGTTCTTGTCTATGCAAGTCGCACCCTTAATTCAGCTGAGAGGAATTATTCAACGTCTGAAAGGGAGTGCCTCGCTGTGATCTGGGCTTTGGAGAAATGGAGCTACTACTTGGAGGCAAAGATCTTCACCGTTGTCACAGACCACGCTGCTCTGCAGTGGGTTCTGGCATCAGGCAAGACCAACAGCCGTCTTATTCGCTGGTCTATCAGACTGCAGATGTTTGACTTCATCATTGAGTATCGCAAAGGAAAACTGAACGTTGTACCAGATGCCCTTTCTCAGATTACAgagactgccaatgtttgtcctcCCTTGTGCAGTACTTATACTACCGCTAAATGTCTGGATGATTCCTTTCCTCTGGATGATGAGAGTGTATGGAGAGCACAGCAGAAGGATGCTGCCATCATGGCGATCCACAAGAGTCTGTCTGAAGAAGACTCCAAGAGTCGCTTCAATGATACGTATAGCATAATTCAGGATAAAGTGTATCGAAAAACTCCAATAGGAGATGGAATACACATCACCCATTATCGCGTCTTCATTCCCTCTACATTGAGTGACCagataatccaagtttatcatgcCAATTAATTGTTATTGGTGGTAGTGGATTACTACACACACTGGGTGGAGTTGTTTCCCCTCCGCAAAGCCACTGCATCAGCCATTGCTCTAATTATGCGAAGGGAGGTTTTTATCAGATTCAGAATTTCCGACCAAATCCTCTCTGACCGAGGTCCGCAGTTCATTTCAGGAATATACAAAGAGCTCTGTACCTACTGGGGTGTAATTGCCAAGCTGACCACAGCCTACCATCCTTAGACCAACCTGACCGAGAGGGTAAACCGAACCCTGAAGGGGATGATTGCTTCATTCGTGGGGGATCAGCACACAAGGTGGGATCAGCATCTTCCAGAATTTAGCTTTGTACTGAACTCTGCCGTGCAGGAGACTTCTGGGGTCACTCCCGCCGAACTCCACCTGGGATGATCACTAAAAGGTCCGATGGACAGGGTCTTGCAAAGTTCGAATGTTTCACCTGACTGCCCAGCGTTTGATGCCGTACAACACCACCACACCTTGCTAGCCAGAGTGGAGGCCAGCAAAACCAAAGCCAAACAACGTCAGCTGAGAAACTATGACAAACAAAGACAAGACGTGTGTTTTCCACCCCAGTCTCGTGTCTGGGTACGTTCACATCATCTGTCAAAGGCATCTAAGAAGTTCACTGCCAAGCTAGCTTCGAGATGGAAAGGTCCATACCGTGTAGTGCAGCAGTTGGGACCAGTGAACTACTTGGTCTGTTTGGAGGACACTGGGGAAGATGTCAGGACAGTGCATGTTGTTGACCTAAAGCCCTGCTACCCTACGGCAGAAGAGCTGGATCGCAGGCAAAAGCAACACCTGCAGGACCTCTTCGTGGAGGACTCTGATGAGGACTTCCCTGGTTTTGTGTAGCAGGAACATGAACCTGTCAAAGCCTGCAGCCTCTCTTTTTCTACAGGCATTGTTTTTTCATGGGGGGAGGAGTGTGGCGAAATCTGCATGGAGCCATCACCGTgcactgccactttaagagcgcatgagcagtaaggaaggaggaaataaagagagctcATTCAGCTCTTTGGGGAGGAGCTCTTTGGTGGCacgacagtttgattgtgtgtgtgtgctgtgctgcagaagttttgtttgttttcagtgtgtgtagtttataaagtatttaactcaatcatcggtgtAATCGCTCTAGGTCGTGGTTGTTTTCGTTTGGGACTGCGCCCGTTATGGATCACATGtattagtagcaacattgttgcgaagctttaaCATAACTaacaaaccatcggacagtcagacaGTACACCTGCACGCCTGAAAACCACAGCTAagatctctcttcttctctttctctattccctctatcgttccattgctttaccctgcaacagactctaTTTTTCCAATGCACTtcccattgaagttcattagagctggactattattgccctgccagaagtatttggacATTTTAGTTAAAAGGGAGGTTGCTTGCAAGTTGTGTATTGttatgtgaactgtattgaggtgtactaatgacatgtggccgaaAAGATTGTGGACTttttttaaggcctttgttgtgtctATGAACACCCcacacattcataccctctgcactcctccACTGGACGATAATACATATGATTGAAAatcctctgttgatgactgggtcctttcttgtatgaagttgctgttaaattgctctgccattattagtattattattattgtatgaggtattcttgttgaggttacccctgtgctgtgatgtgggttttatatggtgtgtattcttttttctctccactggctatctggtaaacaggctacactctaggcagtctcttctgctgatgtgtgtggatctggtagtggtactctctctattctactcttttcctttcggcaTGATTAATACCTGCCTGGAGCCCGAACAAAATCattctttacccctctctaatAAATACCGCTACAATTTAATCATACAAGTGAAGAGATTAACAGAAGAATGTAACAGAAGTCAATGGCCGGAGAGCATCAACTTGATGGCACGATGTCTCAGATCCCGATTGTGTTCTGACAATGCATACAGATCGACCTGACAAAAAGTAATACTGCTATGGACTTCATGAATAAAGAAAATGTAATTGGTCTTTGGGAACAAACACAAAAAGAACTGACTTGTATGTGTTCGCATACATACAAGAACCCTTCCCAGCCATCCATCAAGCCTTACAAAGGTGACCTAAAGGGGAGATGCATTCTGGAGAGAATCTGTTGACAAATGGTAAGGTGGCTGGATGGTGCCCCATCAGAGGGGGCCTGGGTTGTACTCTGGCAGCTTCTTGAGCATCTCTTGTTCCTGTGGAGTATCCTGTCTGGCGATGACCAGGCAGTGTGCGTATCCCATCACCACCTGCAACCACAAACAACAAAATGTTTCAGAGTGAACATGCACCTAAATGCAGTTCCCATCTTCAGAATACATAAGTGGGTATTCAAATTCACTGTTTTCATTCTCTGTTGCTGCTCCACACCTGTTCAGTGTAAGCTCCATCCAGGGTCTTCACCTCCTGAGCAGTAGTGGAGGACTTGGCCTTGTTGTCTCCGTATCCCTGTAACAAAACCCATGTCATAAGTGGTGAAGCCGGAACAGGTGTGCCAATTCAGCAGTCTCTTGAGCACACAAGTACATTTCTATACTGAGCacaaatataaaacgcaacattttcaaagatttgagagttacagttcatataaggaaatcagtcaattgaaataaactcattaggccctaatctatggatttcacatgactgggcaggggtgaagccatgggtgggccttggagggcataggcctaaccacttggcagccaggccaaGCCAACCAGATTGAGTTTTTCCTTACAAAagtctatattacagacagaaatactcctcagcccTGCCCACCTCAGATCATCCCAtgggtgaagaagccggatgtggaggtcctgggccggtgtggttacacgtggtctgtggtttcGTGGCcgattggacatactgccaaattctcgaaAACGACGGAGGCAgcttacggtagagaaattaacattcaattatctggcaacagctctggtagacattcctgcagtcagcatgccaattgcacgctccctcaaaatgtGAGGTATCTGTGGCATGGCGTTGTGTGACTATGAATtggccttttactgtccccagcataaggtgcagTTGTAaaattaatcagcttcttgatatgccacatctgtcaggtggatggattatcttgtcaaacaacaaatgctcactaacaggaatttaaacaaatttatgcacaaaatttgagagaaataagatttttgtgcatatgaaaaATGTCTgggattttatttcagctcatgaaacatgagaccaacacttgttccgtttatatttttgttcagtgtataattgTATAATAAAAAACGTACCAGTTCTCCAAAGGTGGGGGAGGGTCCCCAGCTGATGGTGCTGTCGTCTGCAGCGATAACTATACTGCTTTTCCCGCACGCCAGACTGCGGACCTTCCAGCCACACAGGTCCTGCACAGCCTTGGGGTACATGGTAGACTCCCGCGAGGTATTGGTGACCCCCCAGAAAAACAGCCCTCCTGCACACAAAATGTTAATATTGTAGCTTCCTGATCAAAAAACACTAGCAGAATTTGTCCAACTCTTGGCGTAATGGCTACACTGTTTAGACTGACAGATGCAAGGTTCAAATCACAGTTGGGATACGCCCTGAAATCACTACAACATACACAacgaaacattaagaacaccttcctaatattgatttgcgccaccttttgccctcagaacagcctcagttcgttggggcatggactctacaaggtgttgaaagcgttccacagggctgCTGGCCAATATTGACTGCAaagtttcccacagttgtgtcaagttggctggatgtcctgtgggtggtggaccattcttgatacacatgggaaactgctgagcgtgaaaaacccatccgcattgcagttcttgacacactcaaactgttgcgcctggcacctattaccataacctgttcaaaaggcacttaaatattttgtcttgcacatacacacagtccttgtctcaaggcttaaaaagccTTCTTTAACCATATACAACCATATACATGTTTTGTACAGAGTGTATATCAGGTAGAGCAACAGACGTGGGGAAGTAACGGTAGTATTCTTGGTTTAAAGTGGTATAAATTGATAATGGGggtaataaataaaataattctaAAAAGATTTACTCATCAGTGCAACATTCAAGGGGTTAAGCATTGTGTCCCATACCCATCTCATTTACAGCGAAGGAGCACTGATAGCCAGTGTAGATTTGGGATGCCCCGCGCCCGGGGAAGTCGAAAAGCTTCACCAGTCTGGGCACCATCTCGTCCTTCTGCTCCGTGTGACCCAGCCGTCCATAACCACCAAAGCCCCAGGAAAACACCCGCTTCTGGGAATCCAATATCAGCtggggacacacacaaacacagtttaCATACCTCGCgctaacaaaacaaaaaagtgaGAAGAAAAGAAACCTTACTTTGCGAATCAACTACGGCCAATATAAATGAAAACTGGACTGTCCCTTTAAACACAGGCTGGTGCCAAATGTTATCAGACCCGCTCAGTGTCCAGATTTAAGGACCAGAGTGAAGAGGTCTCCATCTGCAGGTTCATTCATTAAACATGAAGGGAACACTTGTAgcttgctctggataagagcgtctgttgaATGACTCTTCATTCAGTGATTATACAAAGGTTGGGGGATGGAGACATCACTATTTGTGAGATGCAAAAGTTCTATATCATTCTTTGAtttcctttttttgttgttgaattttaccccttttttctccccaatttcgtggtatccaattgtttagtagcagctcgggagagacgaaggttgaaagtcatgcgtcctccgatacacaacccaaccaagccgcactgcttcttaacacagcgcgcatccaatccagaagtcagccgcaccaatgtgtcggaggaaactccGTGCATCTGGCGCGCACTGCGCCCGTTCCGCCACAggagtgcgcgatgagacaaggatatccctaccagccaaaccctccctaaccaggacgacgctaggccaattgtgcgtcgccccacggacctcccggtcacggccggttacgacagagcctgggcgcgaacccagagtctctggtggcacagctggcactgcagtacagtgcccttaaccactgcgccacccgggaggctctaAAATGCACATTTCTGGCTCAAGGTGTATTTGTGGCAGTAGGTATCAGAGCCCGTATTCATAAAAGCGCCTCAGGggtaggagtgttgatctaggatcaagttCCCCATGTAAATGTCattttattcattatgatctaaaaaggCCAAACTGATCGTTCTCCAAGACTGAATACGCGTCCTGGTCTTCCCTCCTCACCGTGTGATTGCCTCCGCAGGCAACGTCTCGGACCACCACGTTAGGTACAGGCGTCACCTGGCCGTCCTTACTCTTCTCGATGAAGATGGCCACGCGGCGTGCAATGGTCTCACAGTCAAACTCGATGCGCTGGGCGCGGGCAATGAACTTGCCGTCAGAGTTGTGTCCTGTGACCCAAAACACAAGACAAAAATAAGTGTGTAACAGTACTCTTCTTGTGTTGGTAAAGCTATGTATATCGAGGATGCAGACCCTGCTTTAAAACAGTCACTAAATATTCCAG includes these proteins:
- the LOC124031799 gene encoding 60S ribosomal protein L22-like — encoded protein: MAPVKKQSNKGSKGGKKKKQVLKFTLDCTHPVEDGIMDAANFEQFLQERIKVNGKAGNLGGGVVSIERSKSKITVSSEVPFSKRYLKYLTKKYLKKNNLRDWLRVVANTKESYELRYFQINQDEEEEEDED
- the LOC124031800 gene encoding protein RCC2 homolog — its product is MGFHGRAAAHKPKITKSGLQAVTVADDIKEKVKLDLPKVKGQLLIFGATNWDLIGRKEVPKAQAAFRNLGQNLWSPHRYGSMSDVQVSSVVSGPCAAHSLLITTEGKLWSWGRNEKGQLGHGDTKRLEAPKLIEALADEVVVAAACGRNHTLALTEGGTAYSFGENKLGQLGQGNQTDAVLSPALIQYNGQPLVKVACGAEFSMVVDCKGSLYSFGCPEYGQLGHNSDGKFIARAQRIEFDCETIARRVAIFIEKSKDGQVTPVPNVVVRDVACGGNHTLILDSQKRVFSWGFGGYGRLGHTEQKDEMVPRLVKLFDFPGRGASQIYTGYQCSFAVNEMGGLFFWGVTNTSRESTMYPKAVQDLCGWKVRSLACGKSSIVIAADDSTISWGPSPTFGELGYGDNKAKSSTTAQEVKTLDGAYTEQVVMGYAHCLVIARQDTPQEQEMLKKLPEYNPGPL